CCCCCATTTAGGGGTAACCTACCACATATTTACAAAGTAAAtcttttttcttcacatttagGCAGTGATTGTGACCACTAGGTGCTTAGGTATGATCTATGAAACAAAATTGGAGGTTTTGGTAAAATAGTCAATTTAAGCCTGTTTATCGCTATTTTGGCCATTTTCAGACCTACCCCACATTCACAAagttaatgggttttttttttcatatttaggCACTTAATGTAATATCTAGATGGTTAGATATgaactttgggggagggggtatatTGGTAATATGGTAAATTTAAGCCTATTTATTGCTATTTTGGCAATCTTCAGACCCCCTGTCTAGGAGGTtcggggtggggtgtgtgtgtgtgtgtgtgtgtgtgtgtgaatttcaCTTTAATAACTTTTTCCTATGTTTATGAGACCAAATACACAATTTTGGCCTGTATCCGAAAAAAGGTATATTTATCACCCCTCCCTTTaagatcaaaaccggttttaacaaaagaatagtacgtatctgaactgaactgaactgaacatttatttctctcaggccgtaatccacggcatatgaggaacaatatataatacaacaattcacactttttaacaagatgacagagtaaaactattcacataagtatatctacataaaacgaacatgggaatataattataaataattggtttgggtttgcatacacaataataatacaataaagctatgagccggagggcttgaaagtattcataatatgttttcggaggacaccagtttttttacaattaaataattcgtgaaatttatatgtgtttggtttggatcgataatatttcggtatatattgaagtctgaattggttaaaatatgggcatgtaaaaatataatggaattcatctccgatgtcgttagtgttgcataaaaaacacaatctatcatgtaatggtttacgtatccatctacctgtctctattggaagattgtggtttgatactctaaaacgtaacaatgggcaccaatattttttttctaataaatttaaataattttcgaatgctatactgcttttaaatattttgtaacaagatgctttcgatgaagtgtcaatatgactgtaccatgtttgcaaaaattgatctatgagttttgttgaaataaacattttcaacaatgaagcactattaatacgctcacaatgtgaccaccatatgtatgtgcaaccaatattatctaaaattgattttataaaagctatccatttgtgatcataaaaatgtgtattataatcattcaataacattctgtacactaataatgatagcttggactgcttcccagtaatcatcctaaaccaaaatcctatcattcttatttttactgttatatctaCCGGGAAGCatccaagttctccatacaacatatataatggGGTGGATTTTCTAACAggcaataataactttaaatatttgctatacaatttttctatgcaggacagactttcaaaaccccaaatttcacaTCCGTATAAAGCAATAGGTAAAACcatacaatcaaataatttaagttggCATTGAATGGAAAGATGGCAACGTTTTCCTTGTCTAAgtgtaaaatacatagctttttgagcttgatcatattgatgttttcgagcattagtgaatttattggatttatgaaatataattccaagatatttgtatatttctacATTATCTAGATTTGTGTTTCCTAAATGGAACCTTTTGGAATAATCTTTTTATTACCACTGAAAATTAGcactttagttttttttacaatttacatttagtttccattttgtacaataagagtcgaaaatatttaataaattctgcATGTTGTCATAATTTTCGGCAAAGAGCgctgtgtcatcagcatatagtaacacaaaaagaacaatatttgtatacaaagtgGAATCTGTGAATAAGTTATCTATGCGGATGCCATTACAATCATTAGTTTTAAACGTATCCTCTAAATCATTGAGAAACATGGAGAATAATAGGGGCGATAAATTTTCTCCCTGTCTAACACCCATGGAACATTGAAAATAATCCGACATTGTGTTATGTGCACTAATGCATGACTTAATGTTCTGATacatatattactttaaaacatttaccattaatACCATTTTGTATTAGTTTACCCCAAAGTCCTGTTCTCCATACTGAGTCGAATGCCTTGCTAAAATCTATAAAAGTACAATACAGTTTTTTCTTCCGTGCTTTTAGCAATTCGATGAGtccatataatgtaaaaatatgatcGTTCGTTGAGTACTCCTTCCTGAATCCGGCTTGAACTTCAGATAACAAATCATTagtttctaaatataatttcagtctATTATTTACAGCTGTAAACAGTTTCCCGAGACAACTAAGTAAAGTaataggtctataattttctggaACAGTTCTATCGCCACATTTATAGATCGGTTTGATTATGCCAACTAGCCACGAATCAGGAAAGATGCCATGTTCAAACACAAATTAAAGAGCTTAACATACACAGGGACCATACAGCCGATAGTTTGCTTAATATACTCGTTGATTATTTGGTCTATTCCGCaggctttattgttttttagatttttaacaACGGCGAGTATTTCTTCTTGTAATATTGATTCATTTAGCATGGTAGTGTCCTCAAAATCTATATTAAAACTTGGATCTTTTTCTTCTGTTGTGTTGTCATCActgctgtttatatttttaaagtaatcgTACAGAGTGTTTAAAGGGGGGAGAGTAgggtcttgtttttcttttaacagtttccaaaaGCCGTGGGTATCATGTTGACTAAGTTCTGTGAGTCTTTGTTCTGTCTTCCAATTGTGTTTGTTAACATATTTCCGTATTACATTTCTGTAGCTTTTACTGGCATTCAAAAGTCGTTGCTTATTATCAGGTGTTTTTCGTTGTTTGTATGCTGATCTCGCTTCTGTATACTTTCTTCTTAGTGTTCTGCAATGATTGCCAAACCATGCTTTGTTACGGGTATTTTCACGCTTGTGTCTGGCTCTGACGCGGGCTTGCGTGTAACCGAAAGTGTCGGCTGCGGTGTCAACAAATAGGGTCCCAATACGCTCCACTGCACCATTCAGCCAGAACGCGATCcatggtggacgtgcctgaacctttttggataggggcacgagaaaatagttccCAGTTCCCAGTACCATTCAGCTTTTCTTTCGAGAAGTGTTCACACAGTTCATTTAATATTACGTTTATGTCGTTgactgtttctttgtttatattttcactatagTGTTTAGCCTCTTTAGTATTCCATTTCCTTGGGGTGAGTTCATTATTAATGACGGCGTGGTGTTTACCACTAGCTGTATGGATATTCAGTCGCATTGTTAATGGATTGTGAATGTCCGAGAATAGTGGTTCGAATTCGTTGACCTTGAATTTAAGAATTCTTTCCAAAACTGTGAATGAGGCTATGGCATAATCTATTACACTCGATCCTTTGCAAGTAGGTTGTCCTATACCCCGATCTTCGCCGACTCTTCCGTTCACtaaatacaaattactatttttacaaAGATCAATTAGTTTATATCCGTGACCGTTAGGTCTACTGGTATCTTGACTCGCTCTTTGTAATGGAATGCCAATATTTAATAAGTTGTTAGGTTCATTCATAAAATTGGAGATATCAGAAATGagtgtgttattagtatgttcACCATCACAACTCACATAATCTACAAGCAAACTCGTTTTAGCATTAAAATCGCCGATCAAAAGAACATTATTTCCACTTAAGAGTTTCTCGTTCACTTCGTCTTGTATTGTGTTAAACGTATCATGGTTAAAATAGGGCGAGCCTACTGGGGGTATATATACAATTCCAATAACAGTGCTTAATACATCTCCCTGTGAAATAGCGTTAGAAAGAGTAAACCATAATACATATTGGGATACAGTTTTATGAATATGTACTTGATCTGTGagcttatttttaatttccaggCATATGCCCCCTGATCTTACACTGGAttcaatatttctattattagtaAAAATTGTATAACCTGGTATTTCTACGTGATCAATATCGTTAAGTTTAGTTTCAACTAAACATATTAAATCATACTGATTGATAAAATCTATAAATTCTGGAATATCCAGTCTGCTGCTGagaccacacacatttaaatatacaatatctACATAGTCACATACGCTTATTCCCTCTGAATAAGAATGTACACGGGGAATATTTACAGTTTCGTATTCACTTGGTGTTGACAAGTCCTGACCGGTGTCTCTCCTCCGGCATCCCTATGGTCGATATTCCCTTGGTGAGAAATTACGTGCACGTTTGGCCGCGGTCTTGTTGGATTAGTACTCTTTCTACCAAGTCTGTGTACACGGTCAAAGTTAATACAGCtttctattttcattttatctttcaaaaatgtttgtaaaatcgCTTCTGTTTCTTCATCGTCTTTTTCCTCAATACCGTTAAAAATAAGATTGTCTCTCATTGATCTGGTTTGAAGGTCTAACACACAGTCATGCAACTCGTTATAATCACCGCGTAAGCTGTTGACTTCATCAAAACCATTACGCACTTCTCTCACCTCAGTTTTTATTTTGTCGACAACGTCCgccattttctttctatctgAACGGGCTTCTTCGAAGCTTTCGTTTACAAAGTTTATAGACTCAACCaaacgttctttgtacagcgcaagaattctcatttcattttttgagacaaaccctacaatttcaaatccgcaaacgcacctgttaactgaaattgacaacaggctgtcgtttgtggtttgccgaGCAGTGGCCGCACAGGcaacgaatcgagcgtatacttttgacgttctccgttcatagcgaacacacacgaattttttaaaagtgcagttgaacttgtatttcatatttgtgcatgatattattatatggcaaccagacactgtaactttaaagtCGCATACCCTGGTTTAAATCTGTGAAAATAGACACTGAGTTTGGTTAATCTTCAAGCCTGGATcgagttacaacagagtgaaacaagagtctttGACACTAAAATGTGGAAACATACCTTCTAAAATAGACGAATTCGTCTCCATAACCCTTACTTTTTAAAGATACGTGcgttttcagaattataaaaaaatgcatttcgtggtattataaacaccaggCTGACCACAAACACTaaggatgtacggaaatggatattctaaacaataaaatataagtgatGTCTgctttcagttgtcaaaaacagctttaatagtCAAAAAACACgttatagtgtttaaaagctaggcACTGGCACTTTAATGCATATGTGGTGAAGATTTCCTGTGCTTCACCATGGATTGTGGTGGAAACTACTGTTTACGCCGAGTAGCAGCACATTAAAATTGAGATATTCCTGATGAgttaataatgcaaatatgttATGTGAGATCTatttatttgtagttatttatcacaacTGCACATACAAATAGCAAAATACGACACTTGCAGCTTTGATAATGCACCTTTTAACACTAAAcagttgaccggcctcggtggcgtcgtggcaggccatcggtctacaggctggtaggtactgggttcggatcccagtcgaggcatgggatttttaatccagataccgactccgaaccctgagtgagtgctccgcaaggctcaatgggtaggtgtaaaccacttgcaccgaccagtgatccataactggttcaacaaaggccatggtttgtgctatcctgcctgtgggaagcgcaaataaaagatcccttgctgctaatcggaagagttgcccatgtagtggcgacagcgggtttcctcttagaatctgtgtggtccttaaccatatgtctgacgccatataaccgtaaataaaatgtgttgagtgcgtcgttaaataaaacatttctttctttctttcttttcactaAACAGTTGTTAAAGTTTAAAGATTCGGTCTATAGCGTTTGTAATATTCGATACAAATCGCGGCATTAATAATGTAACTTCAGCAATCAATACGGCACAGAATTCTTTACACATACCGTGTATGCTGTCATACATAAACAACAGTAACATGCATCATGGAATTATTCAAGGTGTGAACATTCATGAAACATGTGTGAACTTCAACATAGAGAGCATGTGTCTGAATAGAAAATTTAAGGTTAgtgagatttttttattttattttaatatagcataaaaatgttttgatatataaaatagtaACTGCTAAAAATCGATctttagaaacaaaatactcAAACGGCTCATCATTTGTACACTTTCTCGAATGCTTGTCAACATAACGTCCTGTGGAATTCAATAACtgcaaaaaacaaaccaaaaacccccagacaaaacaaacaaacaaacaacaacaacatagcAATTTGGTTTTTGAAAACAGATGGCCCTATCTGAAAATGGCGCTGGGTACAGATTTTAGTTTGTATCCATTAATCAAATGCTTTTTATTGGCATTAATATgctatttgttttacattgagaatatattatttaatgatacccAAGTACACTGTTTTGTCAAGACTATGGTAAGTGTGGACCGTCATTGTCTACGTATTGGGGAAGAAAACCCTCATCGCTACATGGATTACTCCTTTCTAGTCGACGCAAAGGACTGTTTACatcagcacatatcacggcctttaaaGGGANNNNNNNNNNNNNNNNNNNNNNNNNNNNNNNNNNNNNNNNNNNNNNNNNNNNNNNNNNNNNNNNNNNNNNNNNNNNNNNNNNNNNNNNNNNNNNNNNNNNNNNNNNNNNNNNNNNNNNNNNNNNNNNNNNNNNNNNNNNNNNNNNNNNNNNNNNNNNNNNNNNNNNNNNNNNNNNNNNNNNNNNNNNNNNNNNNNNNNNNAGATAGAAAATACGAGATAGCATTCCAGCAATTgcaggtttttatttttattacacgCCCG
This DNA window, taken from Gigantopelta aegis isolate Gae_Host chromosome 4, Gae_host_genome, whole genome shotgun sequence, encodes the following:
- the LOC121369940 gene encoding uncharacterized protein LOC121369940, translating into MNEPNNLLNIGIPLQRASQDTSRPNGHGYKLIDLCKNSNLYLVNGRVGEDRGIGQPTCKGSSVIDYAIASFTVLERILKFKVNEFEPLFSDIHNPLTMRLNIHTASGKHHAVINNELTPRKWNTKEAKHYSENINKETVNDINVILNELCEHFSKEKLNGAVERIGTLFVDTAADTFGYTQARVRARHKRENTRNKAWFGNHCRTLRRKYTEARSAYKQRKTPDNKQRLLNASKSYRNVIRKYVNKHNWKTEQRLTELSQHDTHGFWKLLKEKQDPTLPPLNTLYDYFKNINSSDDNTTEEKDPSFNIDFEDTTMLNESILQEEILAVVKNLKNNKACGIDQIINEYIKQTIGCMVPVYVKLFNLCLNMASFLIRG